From a region of the candidate division WOR-3 bacterium genome:
- a CDS encoding MBL fold metallo-hydrolase, with product MNGVMPVSLGMIKVFLLTGKRPVLVDTGTRGNASRILDGLNHQDVKPEDVGLILITHTHGDHIGSLAELKKAIPAPVAVHRLDAESVRADACVEPDVLLEDESDLRPCGVAGEVIWTPGHSRGSVLVTLESGEAIVGDLVLPRFMAFGPPAIAFWSASREDSIASINKVIAFRPSTILASHGGPYTPESLVHLARS from the coding sequence ATGAACGGTGTGATGCCTGTTTCTCTCGGCATGATCAAGGTGTTTCTCCTGACCGGGAAGCGGCCGGTGCTGGTTGACACCGGCACCCGAGGCAACGCCAGCCGGATACTGGACGGGCTCAATCATCAGGATGTGAAGCCCGAAGATGTCGGTCTCATACTCATCACTCACACGCACGGGGACCACATCGGCAGTCTGGCCGAACTGAAGAAGGCCATCCCTGCGCCTGTCGCAGTGCATCGGCTCGATGCGGAGTCCGTGCGTGCAGACGCGTGCGTGGAGCCGGATGTCCTGCTGGAAGACGAGTCCGACCTGCGTCCCTGCGGGGTCGCGGGCGAGGTAATCTGGACGCCCGGTCACAGCCGGGGTTCAGTGTTGGTTACGCTGGAATCCGGCGAGGCGATTGTCGGTGACCTTGTCCTGCCGCGGTTCATGGCCTTCGGCCCGCCGGCAATCGCGTTCTGGTCGGCAAGTCGTGAGGACTCAATCGCAAGCATAAACAAGGTCATTGCGTTCAGACCCTCAACCATCCTTGCGTCCCACGGCGGTCCATACACTCCGGAGTCCCTTGTACACCTTGCCCGTTCATGA
- a CDS encoding DUF523 domain-containing protein produces the protein MKLEAPGRRPVVVVSRCLLGERCRYDGKTVSSPAVRRLGEMVSFVPVCPEMEIGLGVPRDPIRLVRTSGGVRLVQARTGRDLTAKLRAFGQRFLAGLDVDAFLLKSHSPSCAVRDATVCDPRGRVLSVRLAGRFAAAARRRFPSVLLWDEQMLAEPGAGRQFGQEIRLRAAK, from the coding sequence ATGAAGCTCGAAGCACCAGGCCGTCGTCCCGTCGTTGTCGTCAGTCGCTGTCTGCTGGGCGAGCGTTGCCGCTACGACGGCAAGACGGTATCCTCGCCCGCCGTCCGGAGGTTGGGGGAGATGGTGAGTTTCGTGCCGGTGTGTCCCGAGATGGAGATCGGGCTTGGTGTTCCTCGTGACCCGATCAGACTGGTCAGGACGTCTGGTGGCGTCCGGCTCGTACAGGCGCGAACCGGGCGCGACCTGACCGCGAAGTTGCGGGCTTTCGGTCAGCGGTTCCTCGCCGGACTCGATGTGGATGCGTTCCTGCTGAAGTCCCACTCTCCATCCTGCGCCGTTCGCGACGCGACGGTCTGCGACCCCCGTGGTCGCGTCCTGTCCGTCAGGCTGGCCGGCCGGTTTGCCGCCGCGGCGCGCCGGCGGTTTCCGTCAGTGCTGCTATGGGACGAACAAATGCTCGCCGAGCCGGGTGCGGGCCGGCAGTTCGGGCAGGAGATCCGTCTGCGAGCAGCAAAGTAG
- a CDS encoding T9SS type A sorting domain-containing protein: MVRQYRSPGSVRGRWYAPLKLATIVFAVVCIAGPALGLQWNVGTRRIVIPAGTVDSGAMIEPSAVVANYGDSTATFTVLYSIGTFYSSTRTVTSLAPGESLAVAFDTWPAIQRGSQTARCSTQLAPDESTANDRATRTFTVRVRDMGVDSIMTPKGNVNLGVTVTPQARVTNHGTGNANFQARLRIGTFYSESSFVNGMASGTSRTISFTNWTPDSLGTFAVSCTMMQNLDQVLTNNLVLDSCHVITLAKDAGTMRVVAPTAIVDSGAVFQPQAMVRNTGTDTISFPAIFTISGGYADTQQVTNLASLDSALVTFADWTASPLGTLVTRCSTALAADSNATNNARSDSVKVIIRTTDVGAVRFTAPPDTVDSGTVVPVKAWVRNFGLVMQSFPVRVRLGSLYSDTVQVDSLAAGDSLEVTFADYPVAVRGSQTVRCSTMLTGDQIVTNNLFWKWVFRRVRDVGVQSITAPPGVVPEDTVVIPAATVRRFGNAPDSFPVIFRIGTFYEDTVRTNDTLGLVTFKPCTLSVSGTYSVVCSTAMNLDVIPANDAVFDSVQVADVGISATEQGPGLPRTVTLTGNGPFAGRVAIQYGLPRSAAIRLEVYDASGRLVRVVASGPCQAGYHNADWKCTDERGRTVAQGTYFVRLVADEVTLTSKVVKAE; this comes from the coding sequence ATGGTTCGTCAGTATCGTAGTCCGGGCAGCGTTCGCGGCCGATGGTACGCGCCGCTCAAGCTCGCGACCATTGTGTTCGCAGTGGTCTGTATCGCCGGGCCGGCGCTGGGACTTCAATGGAACGTCGGCACCAGGAGAATCGTGATCCCGGCCGGGACCGTAGACTCAGGCGCCATGATCGAGCCGAGTGCCGTGGTGGCCAACTACGGCGACAGCACTGCGACGTTTACGGTGCTATACTCGATCGGCACCTTCTACTCGTCCACCAGGACGGTGACGAGTCTCGCCCCCGGAGAATCTCTGGCGGTTGCTTTTGACACCTGGCCCGCCATCCAGCGGGGATCTCAGACGGCCAGGTGTTCGACTCAGCTGGCGCCGGATGAGAGCACGGCGAATGACCGTGCCACCCGGACGTTCACCGTCCGCGTGCGCGACATGGGGGTGGATTCGATCATGACGCCCAAGGGAAACGTCAATCTCGGCGTGACGGTCACGCCCCAAGCGAGAGTGACCAACCATGGTACGGGCAACGCCAACTTCCAGGCGAGGCTCCGCATCGGGACGTTCTACAGCGAAAGCTCCTTCGTCAATGGGATGGCGTCAGGTACATCGCGCACAATCAGCTTCACCAACTGGACTCCGGACTCGCTCGGGACTTTCGCGGTTAGCTGCACCATGATGCAGAATCTCGACCAGGTGCTGACCAACAATCTGGTTCTTGATTCCTGTCATGTGATTACTCTCGCGAAAGATGCCGGGACGATGCGGGTCGTCGCACCCACGGCTATCGTTGACTCAGGTGCTGTCTTTCAGCCGCAGGCCATGGTGCGCAACACCGGGACGGACACGATCTCGTTCCCGGCGATTTTCACCATCAGCGGCGGGTACGCCGACACTCAGCAGGTCACGAACCTCGCGTCGCTGGACTCGGCGCTGGTGACGTTTGCCGACTGGACAGCGAGTCCGCTGGGAACACTGGTGACGCGTTGCAGCACGGCCCTGGCCGCCGATTCAAACGCGACCAACAATGCGCGCTCGGATTCCGTGAAGGTGATAATCCGTACGACCGATGTTGGCGCGGTGCGCTTCACGGCTCCGCCTGACACAGTAGATTCCGGCACCGTCGTTCCGGTCAAGGCCTGGGTCCGCAATTTCGGGCTGGTGATGCAATCGTTCCCGGTCAGGGTCAGGCTCGGCAGCTTGTACAGCGACACGGTGCAGGTAGATTCTCTTGCTGCCGGCGATTCGCTCGAGGTCACGTTTGCCGACTACCCCGTGGCGGTCCGCGGCTCGCAGACGGTCAGGTGTAGTACGATGCTGACTGGCGACCAGATTGTGACCAACAATCTGTTCTGGAAGTGGGTCTTCCGACGTGTCCGCGACGTGGGGGTACAGAGTATCACCGCGCCACCCGGTGTCGTGCCGGAAGATACCGTTGTGATTCCCGCCGCCACAGTGCGGAGATTCGGCAACGCACCCGACAGCTTCCCGGTCATCTTCCGCATCGGCACGTTCTACGAGGACACCGTACGCACGAATGACACGTTGGGGTTGGTCACATTCAAGCCCTGTACTTTGAGTGTGTCTGGCACCTACAGCGTCGTGTGTTCTACTGCGATGAATCTGGACGTGATTCCGGCCAACGACGCGGTGTTCGATTCGGTCCAGGTCGCCGACGTCGGCATCAGCGCGACCGAGCAGGGACCCGGGTTGCCGCGGACAGTGACCTTGACGGGCAACGGCCCGTTCGCTGGTCGAGTGGCCATTCAGTACGGTCTTCCCAGGAGCGCGGCTATCCGGCTCGAGGTCTACGATGCCTCCGGCAGGTTGGTCCGGGTCGTAGCCTCAGGTCCCTGTCAGGCAGGCTATCACAATGCGGACTGGAAGTGCACGGATGAACGCGGCAGGACTGTGGCGCAGGGCACGTATTTCGTGCGGCTGGTGGCCGACGAAGTGACCCTTACCAGCAAGGTTGTGAAGGCAGAGTAG
- the rimI gene encoding ribosomal-protein-alanine N-acetyltransferase: MGKRQRPRLLRGQIGPPQDVRLWTEPRIGSGENRRTGIGFARLRGFDTGKVLGIIFHVTVRPMTEADLDQVMDLEKAIFASPWRRSFFLSDLDRSQGLSVVAEDEGVILGYAVAWGAEETHLANLAVSEVERGKGVGGKLLDEVVAFARRSKAGSMYLEVRVSNTTARKFYAERGFVPTYLRKGYYENGEDAVIMERELDGESQPKSEVRS; encoded by the coding sequence ATGGGTAAGCGCCAGCGGCCGCGGTTGTTGCGCGGGCAAATCGGGCCGCCTCAGGATGTCCGCCTCTGGACTGAGCCGCGAATTGGCAGCGGGGAGAACCGTCGAACCGGCATAGGGTTCGCGCGGTTGCGCGGGTTTGACACCGGCAAGGTACTCGGCATTATCTTCCACGTGACAGTCAGGCCGATGACCGAAGCCGACCTCGACCAGGTGATGGATCTGGAGAAGGCCATCTTCGCCAGCCCGTGGCGGCGATCCTTCTTCCTGTCCGACCTAGACCGGTCGCAGGGGCTTTCCGTCGTGGCCGAGGATGAGGGCGTTATTCTGGGCTACGCCGTAGCCTGGGGCGCGGAGGAGACGCACCTCGCCAACCTGGCCGTGAGCGAGGTTGAGCGCGGCAAGGGAGTCGGCGGCAAGCTGCTCGACGAGGTCGTGGCCTTTGCCCGGCGAAGCAAGGCCGGATCCATGTACCTCGAGGTGCGAGTCTCGAACACAACTGCCCGCAAGTTCTATGCCGAACGCGGGTTCGTGCCGACCTACCTGCGCAAAGGGTACTACGAGAACGGCGAAGACGCGGTGATAATGGAGAGAGAGCTTGACGGAGAGAGCCAGCCGAAGTCAGAAGTCAGAAGCTAG
- a CDS encoding nitroreductase — protein sequence MDFYDVVRSRLSIRAYKPDAVPEEVLNRILEAGRLAPSAKNYQPWKFIVVKDPAIRQALVPACRGQGSVGQAPVVICGCALDAQVWKGMGGYWSAEAVDLTIAIEHMILAAAAEGLGTCWIGAFVEAEVRKVLAIPEGVKPIALTPLGYPAVEAKPRPRKPLSEIVCYDQYQ from the coding sequence TTGGATTTCTACGATGTTGTCCGCAGTCGACTAAGCATCCGCGCCTACAAGCCCGACGCCGTTCCCGAAGAAGTGCTGAACCGCATTCTTGAGGCCGGTCGCCTCGCCCCGTCGGCCAAGAACTACCAGCCGTGGAAGTTCATCGTCGTCAAAGACCCTGCAATCCGCCAAGCGCTCGTCCCGGCCTGCAGAGGCCAGGGCTCAGTCGGCCAGGCACCGGTCGTCATCTGCGGCTGCGCCCTTGACGCGCAGGTGTGGAAAGGGATGGGCGGCTACTGGTCAGCCGAGGCAGTTGACCTGACGATAGCCATCGAGCATATGATCCTTGCGGCCGCGGCCGAAGGCCTGGGCACGTGCTGGATTGGCGCGTTTGTTGAGGCCGAGGTCAGGAAGGTCCTGGCGATACCCGAAGGAGTGAAGCCGATTGCCCTCACTCCGCTCGGTTATCCCGCGGTCGAGGCCAAGCCGCGCCCGCGCAAACCGCTGTCCGAGATCGTCTGCTACGACCAGTACCAGTAG